Below is a window of Paenibacillus bovis DNA.
ATCTCGTCCGACATCGCCAGCGCCTCCTCCTGGTCATGCGTAACGAAGATAAAGGTAATGCCCAGACGCTGCTGAATCTCGCGCAGCTCGTACTGCATCTCGGTACGCAGCTTCAGATCGAGCGCAGACAGCGGCTCATCCAGCAGCAGCACTTCCGGCTCGTTCACCAGTGCACGCGCAATCGCGACCCGCTGACGCTGACCGCCGGACATTTCCGAGATCGCCCGCTGGCCGTACCCTTCCAGATTGACGAACTTGAGCGCCTCCAGCACTTTGGTCTGGATCGCGTCTTTTTTCATCTTTTTGACGCGCAGTCCAAAAGCTACGTTCTCGAACACATTCAGATGCGGGAACAACGCATAATCCTGGAATACCGTATTCACCTGGCGCTTGTTGGCAGGCACTTTGTTGATCACTTTATCGTTAAAATAAATCGAGCCGCCGCTCGGCTCCGTAAAGCCGGCGATCATCCGCAGAATCGTCGTTTTGCCGCAGCCGGACGGGCCGAGCAGTGTGTAGAATTTACCCCGTTCGATCTCGAAATCTATATGTTCCAGTACCAGCGTCCCGTCCTCATAACGCTTGGTCACTCCATCAAACCGGATAATGGTATTTTCGTTCATAACAGCCTCCTTGTTTGCATCTGCCTTATCGTCTGGCAGTGCTCCGTTTCGTTTACCTTCGACTGTATCGATCCTTCGGGGATACATATACAACCGCCGCTTCCATTTATATGACTAAATAACATTTTATGTGATGAAAAAGCATCATTCTATTATTTAACCACTTCAATCTTACGCAAAAGGCACCATTGCTATTATAACGACTCAAGTCCAATAGAAATAGTATATTTTATAAAGAATATATAAAAAATTTGTACAGGGAGAGCGTATAATCGGGCAATTTTGCCTGTACAGGTCTGCCCACTTCCGGCAGCCTATCGTAGAAACGCACATACAGTACGTAGCATAGCCCCTTCACGAAAGCGCTATCATAAGCCACTATAGATTTGACTTACCTGATACATACCATTCTGAGGGAGGCAATGTATGAATAAGAAATGGACGAACATGTTACTGTCTGCGGTACTGCTGGTGGGAGGAACGCTGAGTGCCGCGGGACCTGTCCGCGCCGATGCGGCCAGCGATGCTTCCAACAAGGCACTGATCTGGCTGGAGAGCCAGCAGGATGCTACAGCCGGGCTTGCCTTTGACGGACTGGTAGACAGCTTTGAAGACTTCTGGGGGCCGAATAATCCCAAGCAGATTGTCTATACGTACGATCAGGCTGTGGCTGCGATCGCCTTTGTAGTCAAAGGAGAACGTGGACGCGCCGAGAAAGTACTGAACAAAATGCGCGATATCCAGGACCCGCAGGGCTTCTGGCTGAACTCCTACTGGTATAACAACGGTGCCGGCGAAGAAATCCGCAAGCATGTCGGTCCGGTCGTCTGGATGGCGATGGCTGCCATGGCTTATGAGAAACAATACAATGACACCCGCTATCGTCCAATGGCACTCAAAGCCCTCGACTGGTCGCTGCAATATCAGCAGGCCAATGGCGGAGTCGCCGGCGGCTGGAGCGGCTGGACCAACTCCAATGAGCCATGGAGCTCTACCGAGCACAATATCGACATTTACCGGGTACTTCAGTATTACGCATCCGTCGACTCTTCTAAGGCAGCCTCCTACAATGCAGCAGCTGCCAAAGTCAAAGGCTTCCTCGACAACAAAGTCTGGGACGAAGCCCACAAGCGCTTCACTGGCGGCTGGAAAAACGACACCGGCCTGATCGATCCGAAGATTCCGCTTGATGTGAATCCATGGGGCGTACTGGCACTTGGCACCAGCGGCACCCATAATTACGGCGCCAGTCTGGCTTATGTAGAGAATGCCAACGGATCACCGGGTACGATAGATAATCCGCGCTACAAGCAGACGCTGACCTACAATGACGCGGGTAACACATTAACCGGCTACGACTTTGACTGGACCGACCAGGTAATGCCTGCCCATGACGATAATGGCAACCAGATCGGCAGCACCGGTGCGGACGTGTGGTTTGAAGGGACTGCCTTTATGTCCCTCGCCTACTATCTGCAGGGCAACACCGCCAAAGCCGATGCCATCAACAATGAAATTATCAAAAAGCAGGGAACTTCAGGTGCTTCACTCGGCGGTATCCCCTACTCGCTCAAAGGCACCAGCAACAGCTACTGGGTGATGGCCCAGCAGAACTGTGTGTCCAGCACCGGTTGGCTGATTATGTCGCTGCACCGGTTCAATCCGTTCACCGGACAATATCTGACTGGCGGTACCACACCTCCGCCAACGACAGAGCCTCCGGTGACTCCGCCGCCAACAACAGGTACCGGCAGCGAAAATACAACAGCTGACTACACCGCCAAAGCAGCCACCGTCTCCAGCACTGAAATTAGCATTACGTTCAAGCCGGTTACCCCTGCCAAATACGTGGATCTGCACTACAAAATCAACAGCGGTGATCAGCAGAACTTCCGGATGACCGACAGCTCCGGCACATGGCGCAAAAATATTACCGGACTCGCTAAAGGCAGCAAAGTCGAGTACTGGTTCACGTACGAGAAATCCGGTCCACAGTACGATTCACCTCATTACAGCTATACGGTGAATTAAATCAGCGATTAATAATAAATAAAAAGAGTTAAAGAGAAGGTCAACCTTCTCTTTAACTCTTTTTATTTATTGACACAAATTGTTCCCATCCATCTACTCGTGAACTCAAAGAATCAACAATTTTATTATAATGAGTCGAACTAGTAGATAAGTTTAATAACGGATTATTTACATCGTCGTTACTTAACGTAGCGATAATATCTTCTGCCATACAATGTTCCACGCTACGCCAATTATCTATATGCTGTGATCCAGATAAAAATCGATCCCAAACTTGCAATTCATCACATAATACAGCTAAATACAAAAGAGGCGTTTTTAAAGTAAATTTAACGTTAGGAACATTATGATAAGCAACTGCTCGACAAGCAGGTATGACATGCTTGCTGAAAACGTTTAAATAGTATTTAAATTTTCCATTCAGCAATTTTTCTTGGTCTTCTACGTTAATAATGTGATACCAAGCTGAAGTATATTTTAGTAGCATCAAGCTACTAGCAATTCCATGATCCACTATAGGAGTCTTTCCATCATAACCTTTCTCTGCCATTTCATAAGCAAAATAAGATAAGCTATTCAATCCATAATCTCTTCCATCTAAAATTTCTAACCCTTTCGAAGTTTCAATTCCAAAATCATGCAACCAAGGAATGTTTTCTAATTCTTCAATTAATAGTTTCGGAGTTTCTTTTTCAGAATGCTGATTAACTTTATAAGAAAAATTGAAATCGTTACATATTTTTTCAAAATATTCTTTCTCATTCTCATTTAAATTCTCAATATATTTCATTAAATTTTCACTATTAAATATTTCATCATAAACTCTCCAAGAATCAATATTAGAACCATCACCAAAGTTATAAAACAAATAACCTATATCATGTAATAAAGAAGCAAATGTCCATTGGAATAAAAACATTTTTATAGGTTTTTGACTATCAATTGATTTGTCAATTTTTTCTCTCAATTGAGGAATATTATCATAAACCCATATGCCCAACAGAAAAAGGTATAGAGTATGTGCTGTATGATCCGACTGTTTTTTATAGTCTATTCTACGCTTGATTTCCAAAGTAGCCACTTCAGATCGAATAGGGATTATATCTGAAAAGTCAGTTAGATTCAAAATACGTTCACAAATATTCTCCGATAATTGAATTCGCTTAATATCTGATCTAGTTTCGAAAAACTCTTCTAGCTTTTCTGTTAAATTAGGAATTTTACCTCTTATGTATCCTGCTACTTTATCTGCATTAGCAAAATGGTTTAATAACATTTCATTTATATTTTGAGTATACATATAATCCACCTCTTTAAGATTTTAAGTTAATAATCTCATTTTTTTCTATATAAAACAATAATTAAATTGATTCCCAAGAACTATATTTATATACTTAGAACTATGTAAAAAAACAAATTATTTATTCAAGAGAGGTCTATATGTCTATTATTGAAGATCAATACAATGTTGTCCCTCCTCAACTGAAGTATTTAAAAGACGAAGTGGTTTTAGCACAGGCTTGGAAAAAGGCACATTCTTATATAAGAAGACATAATTGGTATGCAGATACGTTAGAGTTAGACCTATCCACAATAAATTTAGAAGATAATTTAAAAAAATGGGTAAAGTCTGTAACCAAGCGTCCTAATAGTATGTCGCTAGTATTAGCACCTAAAAATGCAGAGTGGCATTTCGAAGAAGATGACGAAACTAATAAAGACTCACTATGGAAACCTGTAGAATCGCAAAAACTTAGAGCTTTGGCCCATTTAAGTCTAAAAGATCAAACTATTTCTACGGCTGTAATGTTGTGTTTGGCTAATGCTGTAGAGAGTGCACAAGGGCCTTCTACAGAAAGTGATTTCTTTTTGGCTCAAGATAAAAAAATTTATAGCTATGGTAATCGACTGCATTGCGATTGGATTAAAACAATTAATTTCAGAGAAATTGCCCAATTTGGCTGGGGAAATTCACTTTGTTATAGACAATTCTATGAGGACTATCAACAGTTTCTTAAACGTCCAAGGGTTATATGTCAATACCTGGAAAGAAATCTTAACCCAAAAAGAAAGTTGTATGTTGTATCACTAGATATTCAGAGATTTTACGATTGTATTGATAGAGATATTCTTATAAAGGAATTAGAAATATTGCATAAAGAATATCTTGAAGAATACAATCTTGAAGAAAAATATCAATCTGACGATAAATTTTGGAGCAATTTAGAAACCCTATTTAATTGGAATTGGGACATTAACGATCGGAAATTAAAAGAATATTTAAACGACTCAGAAAACACTAATGAGCAAACATCTGAATTACCTCAAGGGATACCTCAAGGGTTAGTAGCAGGCGGTTTTTTTGCAAATGCATACTTGGTAAATTTCGACAGAACTATGGGAGAATTAATTAATAGCAAAAACGATAACTTTATAGTCCGCGATTATTGTAGATACGTTGACGATATTAGATTAGTTATAGAAGTTGAAGAAGAAAACAATTTAGAAACAGAATATAAGAACCTTGTATCCAATTTTGTAAACAATAAAATCAAAGATTATTTCCAAAAAAAGTATAATTCAAATTCTAAGTTAATAATTAATCCTATCAAAACTAAAATAAACTCTTATGAAAATATATCTTCACAAAATGATATCTCTGTACGCATGAATATGATACAAGGAGTGATAAGTGGTACGCCTGATATTGAAGCTTTAGAACATGCTATAGGAGGCTTAGATAGTTTATTACATCTCTCAGAGAAACTTTTTGAAGAAGATAAGACTAAGCAAACAAAAAAAATAAACAAGTCCTTGGATTTATTTTATATATCTGTACCTAACGTTGACGTTAAAAATGATACCTTAAAAAGGTTTGCAGCAGCGCGTCTCGTTAAAGCCTTAAAAATGAAACGAACAATGACTGATTTAGAAGAACCCATTTATCAAAAAAGTAATTTTTCTAACATAGTAACTAAAGGAAATTTATTAGATCATGAATTCGAAACAACTGCGCGTAAATTTATTGCTTTGTGGTCTAGAAATCCTTCGCTTTCTCTCTTATTAAAATTTGGTTTGGAAATATATCCAGACTCAAAATTATTAAAACCTGTTTTAGATGCAATGTACTATAAATTATTTGACTTTAAATCAACTGACCTTAAAGATAGGATTGATAAAAAAGCAATTGAATATATTGCAGCAGATCTACTATATACAGGAGCCATAAGAATTGGCTATAAAAATGAATCAAGCTATCCAAGCAAAGTAAATATAGCTATGTTTAGAGAAGAACTAGCTACATTGGCAGAAAGAGTTTTAAAAGATAAAAATGAGTTCCCTTGGTATTTACAACAACAAGCAAGCTTGTTTTTAGCTTCTATAGAAAAATATATAAATTTAAATGGTTACTCTCCAAAATTAGAGCATTATAAATCACTCCATGAAGCTCTCCAGTATAATAGTAACCTATCACTATTTCGAAAACCTTTCAAAATAAATGATTATGTAATAGTTTCTCTAATCGCTCAGCAAATTCATCCTAACAAGGAACGATACTCTACTTGGTTCTCTAATATTTGGAGTTCAAATGAAATCATTAATAAAGAGAAAATAGCAAGTATAATTTTATTAAATAGACCTGACATATTTGTGCAAATATTAAGCACTCAAAATACAATCAAAGAAGAAATTAAAAACACTCTCCCAGAAGATATCTTATTAGCTTCTGAGGATAAGAATAGGACTTTAAAATTAAAAAACGATGTTGAAATTCGTTTGTCTGATTTGATAAGAAGCGAAAACAACCCTTTCCAACAAGAGAATGCTTTATTATTACTAGCCAAGTCATTTTTAGAATCGGAATATTTCGGTATTAAATACGATTATCGTGCTCCTATTTCTGTAAACGATATAACAATAAGGTGTAAAGACTGGAGCAAAATTCAAAGTTTGAATTCAGAAAAAGACTTTTTATCTGTTAATATTAAAAAGTCTTCTGTAAGTATCATTAATGAGAAACCAAAATGGGTAAACTCTAATTCTTTTTGGATTTATAATATAGGTCAACTTCTTCGCTCCTGTCTAACGGGAGAGTTTGACTTCACTACTCATTCCTTCCTAGCAAGAAACAATTCGGAAAGTTACAAAGGATTACGTTCAACGTGGTTTAGTAGACGTTTTGGAATGTTAAACAATTCAAAAAGCTTGTTTGAAGATCCTCTTCCGTTATCACCTTGGATCAGTGAATTATTGCTTATTTTATTACAATGGCCTGGAATTAATTACCATGAAAAAGAAATAAAACAAAAAACTAATATTCTATCTAAGTTTGAACTATTACAGTTAATTGGTAAACGAATAGAATCTCAAAAAAAAATATGGGGCCATTTATCGCAAACTCCAATGTACACAATGCCTGTTTCAAATAAAAAAACTATTAATGATCCTTTATTTCGTGTAATTGTAGTTCAGACTTTAGTGCCTCGCTTTGAAGACTTTGACGAGAAAGACCCTCTTTATTGGACTAGTTCTTTCAGAGCAAAACATAGAAGTCATATAGCATCAATATGCAATCTGATTTCTCAGCATCTAACTGCGTCTAAAACAGTAATATTAGACAGAAGGGAAGACCGCAATGTCGACTTAATCATTTTCCCAGAACTATCAATACATGAAGATGACCTTGATTTAATAAGAGGGTTATCGGATTCTACTGGGGCTAGCATATTTGCAGGAACTACATTCACTAAAAGGTCTTACCACGATAATGCTATAAATCAAGCTGTCTGGGTATTACGTTCTGAGAAACGTAATGGAAGAGAATTCAATTACGTTTGGCAAGGGAAAAAGCACATGACCGCAGCAGAATCAGCATTAAAAATTGAAGGATATCGTCCCTATCAGTTACTTATTGATTTCGAAAAAGCTAATATGGATCCTATACGTGTAGCTGGTTCAATTTGTTATGATTCTACTGATCTATCCTTGGTAGCTGATTTAAGAGATATTTCTGATGTATTTGTCATAGTAGCATTGAATCAGGACGTAGATACGTTTGATAATATGGTAAGTGCCCTTCATTATCATATGTATCAGCCGGTGATTTTAGTTAATACCGGAGAATTTGGAGGGTCTACGGTCAAAGCACCATTTACTAAATATAATAAGACCATCACGCAAATACATGGTAATAATCAATTAGCTATAAGCGTATTTGAATTGGATCCTTCCATATTTAGAAGCATAAAAAAACCGAAAAAAGTTAAAGAAGTTAAAACCCCACCAGCGGGATATAAAGGTCGTTCGTAAAATATTTCCTATGATTTTTTCTTAGAATGCTTTATATAACTTGAAAGGAGCCTTCATAATTATGAAGGCTCCTTTTCACTTTATTAACAAAGTAAGTCTGTCTGTCCTCTCTCAGTAGACTTTGATATACTGTGTAACATGATTTCTATACAGCAAGCGGGCGCCAGATGCATCAGACGCCGCATCATTTACATATTTCCCTATTCAGAAAGGAAGACTTCCATGGAACATCTGATCAACTCCTCCGTCAAAGAAATCCAGATCAGCGGCATCCGCAAAATTGCCAATGCCGCTGCCCAGTATCCCAATTCGCTGGCACTGACACTCGGACAGCCCGATTTCCCGACACCACCGCATATTATCGAAGCTGCCGAGCGCGCGATGCGGGAAGGCCGTACCGGCTATACGCCCAATGCAGGCATACCGGAACTGCGCCAGGCAGCAGCCGATTTTGTGCGTATCAAGTACGGTCAGCAGTATGATGGACCCAGCGAAGTCATTATTACGGTCGGTGCCAGTGAAGCGCTGGATATTACACTGCGCACGATTATTACGCCGGGCGATGAAGTGATCCTGCCCGGCCCGATCTATCCCGGCTATGAGCCGCTGATCCGGCTGGCAGGCGGCATCCCGGTCTACGTAGATACACGTAGTACCGGCTTCAAATTGACTGCCGAGCTGCTGGAGCCGCATTTGTCGCCACGTACCAAAGCTGTTGCTATCGGCTACCCTTCGAATCCGACCGGCCGCGTTATGAGCCGCAGCGAGCTGGAAGATATCGCCGCCCTGCTGCGTGAACGCGATATCTTTATCATTTCCGATGAGATCTACAGCGAACTGATCTATGATGTGCCGCATGAATCGATCGCCCTGCTGCCGGGTATGCGGGACAAGACTATTATTATCAATGGTGTCTCCAAGTCCCACTCCATGACCGGCTGGCGGATCGGTTATACCCTGGCGCCTGCCTGGCTCACTGCGCATATGCTCAAAGTCCATCAATATAATTTGTCCTGTGCCAGCTCAATCAGCCAGTATGCAGCACTGGAGGCGCTGACACACGGTATAGATGATGCAATCCCGATGCGGGATGCCTACCGGGAACGTAGAGATTATGTATATGAACGGCTGATGGGTATGGGACTGACGCTGGACAAGCCGGAAGGCGCTTTTTATCTGTTCCCTTCTATCGCTCATCTGGGGCTGCCTTCGATGGAATTGGCGCTTCGCCTACTCGATGAGAGCGGCGTCGCTGTTGTACCCGGAGATGCTTTCTCCCGGTATGGTGAAGGTTATATCCGGCTGTCCTATGCCTATGCGCGTCCGATGCTGGAGCAGGCGCTGGATCGGCTGGAGCAGTTTGTACAGAAGCTTCGCTGACCGGTTGCGTTTCTGTTGAGATATATTCTTTATATGTAAAGGCATGTTTGCGAATGCTGCCGGTTATTTTAGGCAGGGGCTGGTCGCAATACATGCCTTTTTCTCGTTTTTGCTAAGTTTCTTGCCTATTTTCATGATTTAAACAAATTTACTTCCATTTCCATCTTTACTCAAAGTCGTTTTCTGTCGATAACATATTCATTCAGATTATAAATGGGGGGATTCGATGAACGCAATCAAGTCTTTGTTTCTTAATCAATCTTTGGGCCGCAAGCTGATGTTTTCTTTCTGTGCTGTGCTCATAGTGGCACTGGTAACCTCCAGTTTGGTTTCTTACTTTACCGCCCAGCGCTCGCTCAGCGAAGAACTCATTGACAGCACTGCACTCAATGCAGGCACACTGAGCGCGATCGTAGATAACGATATGCAGCAAAACGAAGATACTGTTAACTATTTTGCCAAACAGATCACACAGCGTGACTATACGACTGCCGGCAGTCCTGCACTGCTCGAACGTCTGAACACATATGATGATGCGACCAGCAAAGTGGAAGGTATCTATGTAGGAACCACAACAGGAGCTTTTTTCACTTCTTCGGATGCTCCGACAGCTGCTGACTATGATCCAAGACAACGTCCATGGTATCAGCAGGCTGAAGCCAGCCCCGGCAAGACGATTATTACCAATCCGTATATCTCTTCCTCCACACAGGAAATGACCGTAACTGTCGCCAGACAAACCGATGACAAAAGCGGTGTAGTCGGACTCGATATCAGTATTGCCGCCCTGCTCAAAATCACATCCACGATCAAAATCGGCGATGAAGGATATGCTGTTATTCTTGCGCCGGACGGCACCTACATTTCTCATCCAACGATCAAAGCTGGTGAGACCGATGATATTGCCAAGCGCATTATTGCCGAGAACAAGCCACAAGGCAATTTCAGCTATGTATTCAACAATATCGACAAACAGCTCAGCTATACAACCAGTCCACTTACCGGCTGGAAGCTCGTCGGCAATTTCTCCCAGAGCGAGATTGATGAGAAAGTAAAACCGCTACTCTACCAGACACTGCTCGTGATGGTACTGGCTCTGGTAATTGGCAGCATTATTGTCTGGCTCGTGACACGTTCTATCAGCAAACGGATGAACAAGCTCGTTCATGTTGCCAACGCGATCAGCCAGGGTGATCTGACCCAGTCTGTCGAAGACAGAAGCAAAGATGAACTGGGCCGTCTGTCCGAAGCCTTTAACCATATGAATGAATCACTCGGCTCTCTCGTCGGCTCGATCCAGGATACCGTGAGCGATGTAGTCTCCTCGTCCGAGCAGCTGAATGCCAGCTCCGAACAGACCAGTCAGGCGACCGAACAGATTACATCCGCGATCGAACTGTTCTCTTCAGGTACCGAAAAGCAGAGCCAGAACATGAGCAGCAGCGCCGCTCAGCTGAACGATGTGGCACGTTTGCTGCAGGAAGTACAGCAGCATTCCCAGTCTCTACTTGGATTATCGCATACTTCCAACACGATGGCTGACGAAGGCGATCAGCTGATCCGTCGGACAGTTGGACAAATGCAGCATATTGACCGTTCTGTCAATCAGGCCAATGAGGTCGTAACCGGACTTTCCCAGAAATCCACTGAAATCTCCACGATCCTCAAAACGATCAATACGATTGCCGAACAAACGAATCTGCTCTCGCTCAACGCAGCGATCGAGGCAGCCCGTGCCGGTGAAGCCGGTAAAGGATTCAGCGTCGTCGCCGGTGAAGTGAAAAAGCTGGCGGAACAGTCCCATCTGTCTGCCCAGCATATCGAAGAACTGCTGCAGGACATTATTCGCGAGATTCAT
It encodes the following:
- a CDS encoding ABC transporter ATP-binding protein produces the protein MNENTIIRFDGVTKRYEDGTLVLEHIDFEIERGKFYTLLGPSGCGKTTILRMIAGFTEPSGGSIYFNDKVINKVPANKRQVNTVFQDYALFPHLNVFENVAFGLRVKKMKKDAIQTKVLEALKFVNLEGYGQRAISEMSGGQRQRVAIARALVNEPEVLLLDEPLSALDLKLRTEMQYELREIQQRLGITFIFVTHDQEEALAMSDEIFVMNKGKIEQSGTPNDIYDEPINRFVADFIGESNIVPGRMIEDYLVEFNGKQFQCVDAGLRPNEAIEVVIRPEDLELTTEDRGKLKVRVDSQLFRGVHYEISCYDDSGHEWLVHSTRKAEPGSQIGLDFEAEAIHVMRFGESEEDFDRRLEGYGEGGIHAG
- a CDS encoding aminotransferase A; protein product: MEHLINSSVKEIQISGIRKIANAAAQYPNSLALTLGQPDFPTPPHIIEAAERAMREGRTGYTPNAGIPELRQAAADFVRIKYGQQYDGPSEVIITVGASEALDITLRTIITPGDEVILPGPIYPGYEPLIRLAGGIPVYVDTRSTGFKLTAELLEPHLSPRTKAVAIGYPSNPTGRVMSRSELEDIAALLRERDIFIISDEIYSELIYDVPHESIALLPGMRDKTIIINGVSKSHSMTGWRIGYTLAPAWLTAHMLKVHQYNLSCASSISQYAALEALTHGIDDAIPMRDAYRERRDYVYERLMGMGLTLDKPEGAFYLFPSIAHLGLPSMELALRLLDESGVAVVPGDAFSRYGEGYIRLSYAYARPMLEQALDRLEQFVQKLR
- a CDS encoding methyl-accepting chemotaxis protein: MALVTSSLVSYFTAQRSLSEELIDSTALNAGTLSAIVDNDMQQNEDTVNYFAKQITQRDYTTAGSPALLERLNTYDDATSKVEGIYVGTTTGAFFTSSDAPTAADYDPRQRPWYQQAEASPGKTIITNPYISSSTQEMTVTVARQTDDKSGVVGLDISIAALLKITSTIKIGDEGYAVILAPDGTYISHPTIKAGETDDIAKRIIAENKPQGNFSYVFNNIDKQLSYTTSPLTGWKLVGNFSQSEIDEKVKPLLYQTLLVMVLALVIGSIIVWLVTRSISKRMNKLVHVANAISQGDLTQSVEDRSKDELGRLSEAFNHMNESLGSLVGSIQDTVSDVVSSSEQLNASSEQTSQATEQITSAIELFSSGTEKQSQNMSSSAAQLNDVARLLQEVQQHSQSLLGLSHTSNTMADEGDQLIRRTVGQMQHIDRSVNQANEVVTGLSQKSTEISTILKTINTIAEQTNLLSLNAAIEAARAGEAGKGFSVVAGEVKKLAEQSHLSAQHIEELLQDIIREIHESLSTFKQIHHSVTDGLTSVEQSAEQFQQLKSNSHRISSSLQDMNTLVGDVNSNAGQVARSVEEVTVISTRNTESMHDIASSAEEQLASMEEISSSAQSLAARADDLQKEIEHFKIK
- a CDS encoding RNA-directed DNA polymerase is translated as MSIIEDQYNVVPPQLKYLKDEVVLAQAWKKAHSYIRRHNWYADTLELDLSTINLEDNLKKWVKSVTKRPNSMSLVLAPKNAEWHFEEDDETNKDSLWKPVESQKLRALAHLSLKDQTISTAVMLCLANAVESAQGPSTESDFFLAQDKKIYSYGNRLHCDWIKTINFREIAQFGWGNSLCYRQFYEDYQQFLKRPRVICQYLERNLNPKRKLYVVSLDIQRFYDCIDRDILIKELEILHKEYLEEYNLEEKYQSDDKFWSNLETLFNWNWDINDRKLKEYLNDSENTNEQTSELPQGIPQGLVAGGFFANAYLVNFDRTMGELINSKNDNFIVRDYCRYVDDIRLVIEVEEENNLETEYKNLVSNFVNNKIKDYFQKKYNSNSKLIINPIKTKINSYENISSQNDISVRMNMIQGVISGTPDIEALEHAIGGLDSLLHLSEKLFEEDKTKQTKKINKSLDLFYISVPNVDVKNDTLKRFAAARLVKALKMKRTMTDLEEPIYQKSNFSNIVTKGNLLDHEFETTARKFIALWSRNPSLSLLLKFGLEIYPDSKLLKPVLDAMYYKLFDFKSTDLKDRIDKKAIEYIAADLLYTGAIRIGYKNESSYPSKVNIAMFREELATLAERVLKDKNEFPWYLQQQASLFLASIEKYINLNGYSPKLEHYKSLHEALQYNSNLSLFRKPFKINDYVIVSLIAQQIHPNKERYSTWFSNIWSSNEIINKEKIASIILLNRPDIFVQILSTQNTIKEEIKNTLPEDILLASEDKNRTLKLKNDVEIRLSDLIRSENNPFQQENALLLLAKSFLESEYFGIKYDYRAPISVNDITIRCKDWSKIQSLNSEKDFLSVNIKKSSVSIINEKPKWVNSNSFWIYNIGQLLRSCLTGEFDFTTHSFLARNNSESYKGLRSTWFSRRFGMLNNSKSLFEDPLPLSPWISELLLILLQWPGINYHEKEIKQKTNILSKFELLQLIGKRIESQKKIWGHLSQTPMYTMPVSNKKTINDPLFRVIVVQTLVPRFEDFDEKDPLYWTSSFRAKHRSHIASICNLISQHLTASKTVILDRREDRNVDLIIFPELSIHEDDLDLIRGLSDSTGASIFAGTTFTKRSYHDNAINQAVWVLRSEKRNGREFNYVWQGKKHMTAAESALKIEGYRPYQLLIDFEKANMDPIRVAGSICYDSTDLSLVADLRDISDVFVIVALNQDVDTFDNMVSALHYHMYQPVILVNTGEFGGSTVKAPFTKYNKTITQIHGNNQLAISVFELDPSIFRSIKKPKKVKEVKTPPAGYKGRS